Sequence from the Priestia megaterium genome:
GAATTATTGACAACAATTAAACGACTAATGAAATAAAAAAGGAGATGTTAAGAATGGAAAAAGTAACGTTAACAGTTAGAGGAATGTCTTGTGGTCATTGTGTGAAATCTATTGAAGGAAGTGTTGGTGAACTTAACGGTGTACAACATGTAGAGGTAAATCTAAATGAAGCAAAGGTAACCGTTGAATTTGATCAAAACAAAGTATCGTTAGAATCAATTAAAGAAGCTATTGATGACCAAGGTTATGAAGTAGCCTAAATAAAATAGCGTGCGAATTTTTCCGCACGCTTCCTTTAGGAATCGAATATACCTAATAGGGGTATAATAGGAGGTTATAAAATGAGCGAACAGCAAAAAGAAACCACTTTACAAATTAGTGGCATGACCTGTGCAGCTTGTGCAAACCGTATCGAAAAAGGATTAAAGAAAATTGATGGTGTTCAGGATGCTAACGTAAATTTTGCATTAGAAAGATCAACCATTGTATACGATCCATCAAAAACAACTACTCAAGATTTTGAACAAAAAATTCAAAAATTAGGTTATGACATTGTAAATGAAAAAGATGAATTTAGTATTACAGGCATGACTTGCGCAGCTTGTGCAAACCGAATTGAAAAAGGATTGAATAAATTAGAGGGAGTCTCAAAGGCCACAGTCAATTTCGCATTAGAAACAGCAACAGTAGAATATACCCCCTCCCAGGTAAGTACAATAGAAATGATTCAGCGCGTAGAGAAACTGGGATATGGAGCTACATTAAAGTCAGAAGAAAAAGAAGAAGACATGAATCATAGAGAAAGGGAAATCGAAAAGCAAAAAGGGAAGTTTTGGTTTTCACTCATTCTAAGTTTTCCTTTGTTATGGGCAATGGTTAGTCACTTTTCTTTTACTTCGTTTATTCCATTACCATCCATGCTAATGAACCCTTGGGTTCAATTGGCTCTAGCAACTCCAGTGCAGTTTATTGTAGGTAAACAATTTTACGTAGGTGCTTTCAAAGCACTTCGTAATAAAAGTGCCAATATGGATGTTCTCGTAGCTTTAGGAACGAGTGCAGCGTATTTCTATAGTTTATATGTTTCAATTAAATCAATAGGCTCAAACGCTCCAATGATTGAACTATATTATGAAACAAGTGCCGTATTACTCACACTTATTATATTAGGTAAGTTATTTGAAGCAAATGCTAAGGGGCGTTCTTCCGAAGCCATCAAAAAACTTATGGGATTACAGGCAAAAACAGCAACTGTTTTACGAAATGGTGAAGAAGTTGAGATTCCCATTGAAGAAGTACAATCAGGAGATATTGTTTATGTAAAACCGGGTGAAAAGGTGCCTGTGGATGGGGAAATAGTAGAAGGTCAATCAGCTTTAGACGAATCCATGTTAACAGGAGAAAGTGTTCCAGTAGACAAAACTATTGGAGACGCAGTTATTGGAGCAACAATTAATAAAAACGGATTTTTAAAAGTGAAAGCAACAAAAGTCGGAAGAGATACAGCTCTAGCACAAATTATTAAAGTAGTAGAAGAAGCTCAGGGTTCAAAAGCACCTATTCAGCGATTAGCTGATCAAATTTCGGGCATATTTGTTCCAATTGTAGTGGGTATAGCTGTTGTTACCTTCTTAGTTTGGTATATCTGGGTTCAACCAGGTGATTTTGCTTCAGCCCTAGAGAAATTAATTGCCGTATTGGTAATTGCTTGTCCATGTGCATTAGGGTTAGCAACTCCTACTTCTATTATGGCCGGGTCAGGTCGTGCAGCAGAGTTTGGTATCTTGTTTAAAGGTGGAGAACACTTAGAAACTACTCATAGAATTAATACCATTATCTTAGATAAAACAGGTACAGTTACAAACGGTACTCCTGAACTGACCGACGTATTTGTAGCAAGTGGAATTGAAGAACAGGAATTTTTAGAATTAGTAGGTTCAGCTGAACGACAGTCTGAGCATCCTCTTGCTCAGGCAATTGTTGAAGGAATAAAGGCAAAAGGAACTGAACTCGTTAGCCCTTCATCATTTGAAGCCATTCCTGGCTTTGGAATTAAGGCTACTGTAAATGAGAAAGAGTTATTAATTGGAACACGTAAACTAATGAATCAAAACAATATCCAAATTGATAATGATTTAGAAAAAATGATTGAGTTAGAACGTGAAGGAAAAACAGCTATGCTGGTTTCTATAAATGGTCAATATGCAGGATTAATTGCTGTAGCTGATACCATCAAGGAAACTTCTAAAGAAGCTGTAGCTCGATTAAAAGAGATGGGCCTAGAGGTTATTATGATTACAGGTGATAACAAGCAGACTGCCCAAGCAATTGCTCAACAGGTAGGTATTGAACACGTGATTGCTGAAGTATTGCCTGAAGGTAAAGCAGAAGAAGTAAAGAAACTTCAACAGCAAGGTAAAAAAGTAGCGATGGTCGGAGACGGGATTAATGATGCACCTGCTTTAGCATTAGCAGATATCGGAATGGCTATTGGTACCGGTACAGATGTAGCAATGGAGGCTGCTGATATTACCTTAATGCGTGGTGATTTAAACAGCATTGCTGATGCTATCTATATGAGTAAAAAGACAATCCAAAATATTAAACAAAATTTATTCTGGGCATTTGGTTATAACACGTTAGGTATACCGATTGCTGCGATTGGTTTATTAGCTCCCTGGTTAGCAGGCGCAGCAATGGCTTTTAGTTCTGTTTCTGTCGTTCTGAATGCACTAAGATTGCAAAGAGTTAAATTATAAAGGAGTGTAAGAAAATGAAAAAATGGATTATTTCAGCTGTTTTATACCTCCTTATCGTTGTAGCCGCTTATACTATCTGGGCGAGTTTCAATGAGAGTCCAAAAAATGAACACCAAAATCATCAATCGATCTCTTATCCAATGTCGATTGAAAAAAGTTATAACGATAGGGTGCGATAGAGATGGATATGCAGGGAGTCCAAAAACATGTGTTAATCTGTAATGGAAAAAGCTGCGTTAAAAATGGCGGAGAACAAGTCGCAGAAGCGATTCGTGACGAGATAAAGAAAAGTGGTTGTACTAAATTCATTCATACAACTAAGACACTATGTAACGGTCAGTGTAAAAATGGAGCTATTACAATTCTATATCCAGACGGTATCTGGTATAAAGAAATGGACGAAGATTCTGGAAGAAAGCTTATTAAAGAGATAAACAATCCTATTCCTTTAGAGCAAAAGGTCCTATTGGATT
This genomic interval carries:
- a CDS encoding heavy metal translocating P-type ATPase, which gives rise to MSEQQKETTLQISGMTCAACANRIEKGLKKIDGVQDANVNFALERSTIVYDPSKTTTQDFEQKIQKLGYDIVNEKDEFSITGMTCAACANRIEKGLNKLEGVSKATVNFALETATVEYTPSQVSTIEMIQRVEKLGYGATLKSEEKEEDMNHREREIEKQKGKFWFSLILSFPLLWAMVSHFSFTSFIPLPSMLMNPWVQLALATPVQFIVGKQFYVGAFKALRNKSANMDVLVALGTSAAYFYSLYVSIKSIGSNAPMIELYYETSAVLLTLIILGKLFEANAKGRSSEAIKKLMGLQAKTATVLRNGEEVEIPIEEVQSGDIVYVKPGEKVPVDGEIVEGQSALDESMLTGESVPVDKTIGDAVIGATINKNGFLKVKATKVGRDTALAQIIKVVEEAQGSKAPIQRLADQISGIFVPIVVGIAVVTFLVWYIWVQPGDFASALEKLIAVLVIACPCALGLATPTSIMAGSGRAAEFGILFKGGEHLETTHRINTIILDKTGTVTNGTPELTDVFVASGIEEQEFLELVGSAERQSEHPLAQAIVEGIKAKGTELVSPSSFEAIPGFGIKATVNEKELLIGTRKLMNQNNIQIDNDLEKMIELEREGKTAMLVSINGQYAGLIAVADTIKETSKEAVARLKEMGLEVIMITGDNKQTAQAIAQQVGIEHVIAEVLPEGKAEEVKKLQQQGKKVAMVGDGINDAPALALADIGMAIGTGTDVAMEAADITLMRGDLNSIADAIYMSKKTIQNIKQNLFWAFGYNTLGIPIAAIGLLAPWLAGAAMAFSSVSVVLNALRLQRVKL
- the copZ gene encoding copper chaperone CopZ, producing the protein MEKVTLTVRGMSCGHCVKSIEGSVGELNGVQHVEVNLNEAKVTVEFDQNKVSLESIKEAIDDQGYEVA
- a CDS encoding (2Fe-2S) ferredoxin domain-containing protein, with amino-acid sequence MDMQGVQKHVLICNGKSCVKNGGEQVAEAIRDEIKKSGCTKFIHTTKTLCNGQCKNGAITILYPDGIWYKEMDEDSGRKLIKEINNPIPLEQKVLLDYKDHQFFKKETE